One region of Metallosphaera sedula DSM 5348 genomic DNA includes:
- a CDS encoding metal-binding protein, whose protein sequence is MEIAKEESKYSREAEKAVKEGRVIELRTREGGPPLFVFMAREKGSHRDHIVGPTSCDCEYFLFHGILEGEGSCIHIQAYNIASRNESFRKIVVKREELKEILTEIFAYGKSLKLRKLISSR, encoded by the coding sequence TTGGAGATAGCGAAGGAAGAATCCAAGTATTCCAGAGAGGCTGAAAAGGCCGTTAAGGAAGGCAGGGTTATAGAGCTCAGAACGAGGGAGGGCGGGCCTCCCCTATTCGTTTTCATGGCTCGGGAGAAGGGATCTCACAGGGACCACATTGTGGGCCCTACCTCATGCGACTGTGAATACTTCCTTTTTCATGGTATCCTTGAGGGTGAAGGTTCCTGTATCCACATACAGGCATATAACATTGCGTCTAGGAACGAGAGTTTCAGAAAAATAGTGGTGAAGAGAGAAGAACTCAAGGAAATATTAACCGAGATTTTCGCTTACGGAAAATCCTTAAAGCTGAGAAAACTCATTTCATCGAGATGA
- a CDS encoding transcriptional regulator, which translates to MGGKRKKRTKIVRVKPQIPKTFECPRCGKIAITIKFDKSDSGPRTAHIKCGSCGLSTDLEGLPPVYDEANVYGKFLDLYLEGKLEIKERSEEETEDHEDQGEDSEVSPETN; encoded by the coding sequence ATGGGAGGTAAAAGGAAGAAAAGGACAAAGATAGTGAGAGTAAAGCCTCAGATTCCTAAAACATTCGAATGCCCCAGGTGCGGGAAGATTGCAATTACCATCAAGTTCGATAAGTCAGATAGTGGCCCCAGGACTGCCCATATAAAGTGCGGTAGTTGCGGACTTAGCACCGATCTAGAGGGATTACCTCCAGTTTACGATGAGGCAAACGTCTACGGAAAGTTTCTCGATCTCTACCTTGAAGGAAAGTTGGAAATAAAAGAGCGGAGTGAAGAAGAGACTGAAGATCATGAGGATCAAGGGGAAGACAGCGAAGTATCTCCAGAAACTAATTGA
- a CDS encoding preprotein translocase subunit Sec61beta, whose product MPSSKKKKENVPVMSMAGLIRYYEEEHEKYKVDPIYVIIASIVLVAVVVAVTKIIPP is encoded by the coding sequence ATGCCCTCCTCTAAAAAGAAGAAGGAAAACGTTCCTGTCATGTCAATGGCTGGGTTGATTAGATACTACGAAGAGGAGCACGAAAAGTATAAGGTAGATCCCATCTACGTGATAATTGCAAGCATTGTGTTGGTTGCAGTAGTAGTTGCAGTAACTAAGATAATACCGCCGTAG
- a CDS encoding geranylgeranylglyceryl/heptaprenylglyceryl phosphate synthase: protein MRIKGKTAKYLQKLIDEGQPIHFSLIDPDKVKDIQSLSKVASSLFKAGTSAFLIGGTLGVSKEKLDSILSVLQDFSVPKIIFPSNINLISEKADAILFMSLLNSDDLYYVIGAQVSASIIVKTIGLEPIPTGYLIVGHGGTAAHIGRARVVPYDNPELAVAYALAAEYMGMEYLYLEAGSGAPDTVRPEMVKFVSKYSEINLIVGGGIRTPERAVELVKAGAKALVTGNVIETDIERAIKIIEAMQRVYRIE from the coding sequence ATGAGGATCAAGGGGAAGACAGCGAAGTATCTCCAGAAACTAATTGATGAAGGTCAGCCAATTCATTTTTCGTTAATTGATCCCGATAAAGTGAAAGATATCCAGAGTTTAAGCAAGGTCGCATCAAGTCTGTTCAAGGCAGGAACCTCGGCCTTTCTCATTGGAGGGACTCTTGGAGTCTCAAAGGAGAAACTGGACAGCATATTGAGTGTACTTCAGGACTTTAGCGTTCCCAAGATCATTTTCCCAAGTAACATCAACCTGATCTCAGAGAAGGCTGACGCAATTCTTTTCATGTCGCTCCTGAACTCGGATGACCTATACTACGTGATTGGTGCCCAGGTCTCTGCCTCAATAATCGTGAAGACCATAGGTCTCGAACCCATACCCACCGGTTACCTCATTGTGGGACATGGAGGGACCGCAGCGCATATAGGTAGGGCTAGGGTCGTTCCCTACGACAATCCAGAACTTGCGGTAGCGTACGCACTAGCTGCCGAGTACATGGGAATGGAGTATCTGTACCTAGAGGCCGGTTCTGGGGCGCCGGACACGGTGAGGCCTGAGATGGTTAAGTTCGTGTCAAAGTACTCCGAGATAAACCTGATCGTTGGTGGCGGGATTAGAACTCCTGAAAGGGCCGTGGAACTTGTGAAGGCTGGAGCCAAGGCGTTGGTAACAGGTAACGTCATAGAGACCGACATAGAAAGGGCAATAAAAATAATAGAGGCTATGCAGAGAGTTTACAGGATTGAGTAA
- a CDS encoding XRE family transcriptional regulator translates to MREMAGLTQTELARRVGVSQSLIAKIEKGKIDPKLSVVRKILDELTPLIEVPEVAVNLMHSPVISAKMDDRVKDIVELMESNNISQVPVVNSSGKLMGMIYDYVLMRKLALPSSRSLKAVDVMAPLPPLVSPSTPVNQVMKLLTRYSVTLVVEGDLIPLGIITRSDLITYLARK, encoded by the coding sequence ATGAGAGAGATGGCGGGGCTAACACAGACGGAATTAGCCAGGAGGGTAGGTGTTTCTCAGTCTCTCATTGCGAAGATAGAGAAGGGAAAGATTGATCCCAAACTATCGGTGGTTAGGAAGATCTTGGACGAGCTCACTCCCCTCATTGAAGTCCCTGAAGTCGCAGTTAACCTAATGCATTCCCCTGTTATTTCCGCTAAAATGGATGATAGGGTCAAGGACATTGTTGAGCTGATGGAGAGCAATAACATATCCCAGGTACCAGTTGTGAACTCTAGCGGGAAACTCATGGGAATGATCTACGATTACGTTCTAATGAGGAAGCTTGCGCTTCCATCTTCTAGGAGCTTGAAGGCGGTCGACGTTATGGCGCCTTTACCACCGCTCGTAAGTCCGTCCACTCCCGTTAATCAGGTCATGAAGCTTCTCACCAGGTACTCAGTTACCCTGGTGGTAGAGGGTGACCTAATTCCCTTGGGGATTATCACCAGAAGCGATTTAATAACGTATTTGGCAAGGAAATAG